GCCCACCGTAGGCCCGCCGCGGGTGCCGCGGCAAGGGCGCACCCGGGCCGGGGTGGCGCAGATCACGCCTGGTCAGCGGCGTGCTGAGCGCGGGTCAGGCCATCCAGAAGAAGACGCAGGTCATCCGCTTCTCCTCCAGCGCCGTCCCGTGGTACTCGGTCGCGGTGTGGATCAGGTTGGCGGTGTAGAGCAGCAGCCGGTTGTAGCGGTGCGGGACGGCCAGGTCCTCGGTGAAGGAGTCCGGCGGGACGAAGCGGGTGCCCAGCGCGTCCACCAGGTTGTTGTGCGGGGCGACCACGCTGTTGCCGCCGAGCCGGCCGCCGGGCAGGCTCTGCCGGTAGAAGCTGGTGCCGCAGCGCTTGGGGACGGCCGGGTTGAGGTACAGCACGGCGGCGTAGCGGCACAGCGAGCGGGAGTCGGTGTGCGGGCGCGGCTCGCACTCCCCGGCGCCCACCACCTGCACGCAGTTGTGGTTGAAGGTGCCGCCCTCGGCCTCGTCCAGCGCCCAGATCCGCGGCGCGCCGGTGGCCTCCCGGACCAGCTTCTCGACCTGCGCCAGCTCCGCCGGCTCCAGGCCGGGCATGGCCCGCAGGCCCGGCCAGGACTCCGGCTTGTGCGGGTAGCCCTCGTCCCAGTCGGTGCGCGCCAGGTGCCGGGCGCGCACCGCGTCCGGGTCCGGAAGGACGTCGTCCAGGACCCAGTAGTCGCGGCCGCGGGTGGGCTTGCGGTACGGCAGGACCGGGAGCGCCGGGGCGGGGCGCCGGTCCTGGAACGGGAGAGCGGGCATGGACCCGACAATAGGAGCGGCGTTCCGGGGCCTCGCCCAAGGCCCGGTCAACCTTGCGTCAAGGCTTGCCCGTGACGCGGCGTCAGGACCGCTGGCAGCGCGGGCACATCGGCACCACCCGGTGCGCCGAAATCGTGCTCCCGTCGATGGGGCGGACGCTAGACGAGCACCAGCCGCGCAAGCGTCCGGCCGCGCCGATCCCGATTGCGGCACGAACCGCTGAACACACCCTGCGCAACCGGACGAACGCACTATGCTGCCCCCACCCAATCCGCACGACATTCACACGATCTGACAGGTTTGAACGGAGTCATCTGCATGGTTCACCGCCGCTCCGGACAGCGCAGCGCCACCGACCCCCTGGAGCCGCTCCTGGAGTCCTGGCAGAAGTCCCTGATCGACCTGGGCTTTCGCAACCGGCTGGTGCACTACCGTCGCGGCGGCAGACAGGCGGGCACGGACATCGTCGCCCCGGAACTGGCGCGGGTGCTGGAAGCGCTGCCCAAGGGCTGCCTGTTCGCCCCAGTGCCGGAGACGAGCCCGGATGCCGGGACATCGGTCGAACCGTTCGGATACTCCGACCTCCCGCTCACGAAGCCGACCGGAGGCCGCCCCCTCGACACACCCGCCTCTCGCACGGGCACCGGCGGGACCCGGCTCGCCCTCCGCACGACCAAGGCGACCCAGGGCGAGCAGGACAGGCACCTCAAGCGCCTGGCCGCCGTCGCACAGGAGAAGTACAACGACTTCGGCCTGTGGGTCCTGCACCTCGGTGTCGGTTTCCTCCAGTGGCGGCCGGCCGCCGACGCCGATCCCGTGTCCTCTCCCCTCCTGCTGGTGCCGGTGCGGCTGCGCAAGTGGAGGGGCGACTCCTTCCTCCTGGAACTCAACGGGGACGAGGAGCCGAGTTTCAACCCGGCGCTAGCCGTCAAGATGGAGGAGATGGGCCTCGAATGGCCCGCCCCGGAACAGATCGACCTCACTGACGCCGTGGCCCTGTTGGAGCAGGTCCGCAGGACCGTCTCGGGCCGCACGGGGTGGCAGGTCAGCGAACGTGTGGTGCTGGACGCCTTCAACTCCAGCAAGGAGGTGATGTACCGGGACCTGCGGGACAACGTGCAGAGGATCCTGGGCAGCCCGCTGGTGCGCACCCTGGGGCTGGGCTCCGGTCCGGCCGACACCGCAGGCTGCTTCGACTTCGATCCGGTGCCGCTCGACCTGATAGACCAGAAACAACCGCCGGAGAGAGCCCCGCTCGTGCTGGACGCGGACTCCTCCCAGCGCCAGTGCGTCGCCGCCGCGATCGACGGCAGGAGCTTCGTGATGGACGGCCCGCCCGGTACCGGCAAGAGCCAGACCATCACCAACATGATCGCCGGGCTCCTGGAGCAAGGGCGCAGTGTCCTGTTCGTCAGCGAGAAGGCCGCCGCGCTGGACGTGGTGCGCAACCGCCTCGAACAGGTCGGTCTGGACGACTACGTCCTCGCCCTGCACAGCAACACCGCCAACCGCAAGCAGGTCGCACAGGAGCTGGGCCGCGCGCTCGCCGCGCCCCGCCGTTCCTTCCCCGCCGCGCGTCGGGACGAGCTCCTCACCGCAGAGGAGCTGCGCCGGGAACTCTCCGGGTACGCCGCCGCGATGAACGAGCACCACGAGGGCATGAATCGCTCCCTGCACGACGTCCTGGGCCGGGTCTCGTTGCTGCATTCCCTGCCGCAGCTCGCCCCGGAACGGGAGTTCGACGCGGTCGGCCTCACCGAGGAACTGCTGCGCGGCATCCTCGACGGCGCGCGGTGGGTTTCCCGGTCTTGGCGGCCCGCGGTGGAGGGCGAGTCGTTCGTCTGGCGCGGACTCGGTGAATCCGGCGGTGAACTGGACGCCTTGGCAAGGGCCTTGGAAGACTTCGCCGGCCTGCGCGGAGCCTTGGCCCCACATGGCCCGCTACTGGAGGCCATGGGCTGGGACGGCCTCTACGACGTCGAGCGTCTGATCAACGCCATCCGGCTGGGTGCCGGTCGGCCCGCCGTCCCCCTGCCCTGGTTGACGACCGAACCGGACCGGATCACTGACGGCATCCGGATGTTCGAACGCCGGCTGGAGGCAGTGGAAGCCTCCGAGCGGAAGGCCCGCGACCTGCTCGGAGCGGGCTGGGCCGAACTCGCGGATCCCCTCGCACCGGTCTCCCCCGAACCCGGACCGCAGGAACGGGCACTGGCGGAGCTCGTCCCGGCCGGCCTGGACCTGGCCGAGGCCACCGCCGTACAGGTCGATGCCCTCACCAACCGGCTGACGGCCGATGCGCGGAACCTGGAACGCGCACTGCAGCAACTCGCCAACGCGGCACGCGTGTACGGCGTCCCCGCGCCGGAGACCTGCGCCCAGGGCCTGCGCTTGGTCCAGCTGACCGGTCTGTCCTTGCCGGAACAGACCCAGAAGCCCCCGGCGCAGTGGCTCACTCCCGCCGGTGCGGCCCAGGCCCGTACCGCCCTGGACCGGCTGTCCGACGCGATCGCCGATCTGCGTGCGGCCCGCGACAAGGCCCGTCGGCAGTTCACCGAGCAAGTCCTGGCGGAGACTTCGCTGGTGGATGTGGCCCAACGCTTCGCCACCGTGCATCGCTCGATCACCGCACGCCTGTCCTCCGCGTGCCGGGCCGATCGTCGTACCGTACGAACCCTGCTGCCGGCGGGTGCCAAATGCACGAAGGCCGTCCTCGCCGCACTGCCGGACGCGGTCGCCTGGCAGCAGGCCCAACAGCGGCTCGAGTACGAGGGCCGTCGGGGCGGGGAGTTCCTCGGCCACTTCTGGCAGGGTGAGGAGACCGACTTCTCCTCGGCGGAGAAAGCGCTCGGCCTGGCCTCACGGGCCACCGAACTCGCTCCGCAGGTCCTGGACCTCGAAGCGTTCCGCTCCCAGCTCGCGCACGGCGGGGAGCCCCGTCCGACGGCCCGCGAGGCCGCCCAACAGGCTGGCGAATCGCTCGCCGCGTGGCGCGACTCGCTGGTCCTGCCGCCCCGCCTGGGCGCGCCCGGCGAGTTGGAGGACGGTTCCCTGGCCGATGCCGTCCGTTGGAGCACCGCCCACCTGCCACCGTTGCGGGAGGCCTCCCGGCTGCTCGCGCACGTCCGTACGGTGTCCGGACACGACGACCTGACCCTAGGGCGGGCACGCGCCGCGGTCACGGCCGCGCTGACCGCCCGGGCCGCCGACGAGGAGTTCGCCGCACACTCCGCCGGAGACGGTGAGCTCCTCGACGTGCTGTACGCCGGCCGCGGCACGAAACGAACCATGCTGGAGCAGGCCTTGACCTGGCTGCGGAGGCTGCGGGAGAACTGCCTACTCGAAGACGGGGTGTTCCCCACCGAGGCGGCCCGGATCCTCCACCGGGCGCTTCCCGACCCCGTGCTGGAGGAGGCCAAGGACTTCTGGAACCGCTCCAGCGCCAGACTGACCGACATGTTCGACGCGTCACGTGAACGTGAACTGCGCGCTGCCCTGTCCGTGACCTCGTCGGCCGAGCTGCTGCTGTCGCTGCTGGACGGCGATCGCGGCGGACCTGACGAGTGGGCCGCCTACCAGCGGGGCCAAGGAGCCCTGGAGAAGGCCGGCCTGGGTGATCTGACCTCCCGTGCCGTCCGAGCCGGGATGACCCCGGAAGACTTCCCGCAGGTGGTGGAGAAATCCGTATTGCACTCCTGGGCGGATCGCGTGGTCCAGCGCGACCCCCGACTGGTGTGGAACCGGGCCGAGGACCGCGACGACAAGGTCGCCGCGTTCCGTGACATCGACCGCTCCCTCGCCGAACACGCCCGGACGCGGGTGGCCCGCGCCTGCGATCTGAACCGCCCCGACGCGCTCAGCAGCCCCGGCACGAGGCTGATCCAGCACGAAGGCAAGAAGAAGATCCGGCACAAGCCCGTGCACGTGCTGCTCCGGGAAGCCGGAGCGGCGGCGCTACGCGTCAAACCCTGCTTCATGATGAGCCCC
This is a stretch of genomic DNA from Kitasatospora fiedleri. It encodes these proteins:
- a CDS encoding DUF4011 domain-containing protein produces the protein MVHRRSGQRSATDPLEPLLESWQKSLIDLGFRNRLVHYRRGGRQAGTDIVAPELARVLEALPKGCLFAPVPETSPDAGTSVEPFGYSDLPLTKPTGGRPLDTPASRTGTGGTRLALRTTKATQGEQDRHLKRLAAVAQEKYNDFGLWVLHLGVGFLQWRPAADADPVSSPLLLVPVRLRKWRGDSFLLELNGDEEPSFNPALAVKMEEMGLEWPAPEQIDLTDAVALLEQVRRTVSGRTGWQVSERVVLDAFNSSKEVMYRDLRDNVQRILGSPLVRTLGLGSGPADTAGCFDFDPVPLDLIDQKQPPERAPLVLDADSSQRQCVAAAIDGRSFVMDGPPGTGKSQTITNMIAGLLEQGRSVLFVSEKAAALDVVRNRLEQVGLDDYVLALHSNTANRKQVAQELGRALAAPRRSFPAARRDELLTAEELRRELSGYAAAMNEHHEGMNRSLHDVLGRVSLLHSLPQLAPEREFDAVGLTEELLRGILDGARWVSRSWRPAVEGESFVWRGLGESGGELDALARALEDFAGLRGALAPHGPLLEAMGWDGLYDVERLINAIRLGAGRPAVPLPWLTTEPDRITDGIRMFERRLEAVEASERKARDLLGAGWAELADPLAPVSPEPGPQERALAELVPAGLDLAEATAVQVDALTNRLTADARNLERALQQLANAARVYGVPAPETCAQGLRLVQLTGLSLPEQTQKPPAQWLTPAGAAQARTALDRLSDAIADLRAARDKARRQFTEQVLAETSLVDVAQRFATVHRSITARLSSACRADRRTVRTLLPAGAKCTKAVLAALPDAVAWQQAQQRLEYEGRRGGEFLGHFWQGEETDFSSAEKALGLASRATELAPQVLDLEAFRSQLAHGGEPRPTAREAAQQAGESLAAWRDSLVLPPRLGAPGELEDGSLADAVRWSTAHLPPLREASRLLAHVRTVSGHDDLTLGRARAAVTAALTARAADEEFAAHSAGDGELLDVLYAGRGTKRTMLEQALTWLRRLRENCLLEDGVFPTEAARILHRALPDPVLEEAKDFWNRSSARLTDMFDASRERELRAALSVTSSAELLLSLLDGDRGGPDEWAAYQRGQGALEKAGLGDLTSRAVRAGMTPEDFPQVVEKSVLHSWADRVVQRDPRLVWNRAEDRDDKVAAFRDIDRSLAEHARTRVARACDLNRPDALSSPGTRLIQHEGKKKIRHKPVHVLLREAGAAALRVKPCFMMSPLTVSRFLPPDLAFDVVIFDEASQILPQDAINCVYRGKALIVAGDENQLPPTAFFTAGEEEDDDPYAEDEVPRYESLLSLAKGNGMLKELSLRWHYRSRHEHLIAFSNRQFYRGR
- a CDS encoding DUF6445 family protein; the protein is MPALPFQDRRPAPALPVLPYRKPTRGRDYWVLDDVLPDPDAVRARHLARTDWDEGYPHKPESWPGLRAMPGLEPAELAQVEKLVREATGAPRIWALDEAEGGTFNHNCVQVVGAGECEPRPHTDSRSLCRYAAVLYLNPAVPKRCGTSFYRQSLPGGRLGGNSVVAPHNNLVDALGTRFVPPDSFTEDLAVPHRYNRLLLYTANLIHTATEYHGTALEEKRMTCVFFWMA